The following coding sequences are from one Planctomycetota bacterium window:
- a CDS encoding polyphosphate kinase 2 family protein produces the protein MSDYSPLVKKTLIKPGTRVKLKDLPTDAKDATLDKSAAKEQTKANLEQLAELQELLYADGRHALLVLLQAMDAGGKDSTIRRIFSSVNPQGCRVTSFKVPTPLERAHDFLWRHHREMPAKGMIRIHNRSHYETVLVERVKNIVPKSVWQRRYEQIATFESMLASEGTTIVKIYLHLSKDEQKERLLDRQQRPEKHWKFNPSDLEERELWDDYQVAFEDALSKTSIKEASWFAVPADQKWYRDLIISDLIVGKLKSLDLRYPDAPEGIEKYDIT, from the coding sequence ATGTCCGACTATTCACCGCTCGTCAAGAAGACGCTGATCAAGCCCGGCACGCGCGTCAAACTCAAAGACCTACCGACCGATGCCAAGGACGCCACGCTCGACAAATCCGCGGCCAAAGAGCAAACCAAAGCGAACCTCGAACAGCTCGCCGAGTTACAGGAACTGCTCTATGCCGATGGTCGGCATGCGTTGCTGGTGCTGCTTCAAGCGATGGACGCGGGCGGCAAGGACAGCACGATCCGCCGGATCTTCAGCAGCGTGAACCCGCAAGGCTGTCGCGTGACGAGTTTCAAGGTGCCCACCCCGCTGGAACGGGCCCACGACTTTCTTTGGCGTCACCACCGGGAGATGCCGGCCAAAGGCATGATCCGTATCCACAACCGCAGCCATTACGAGACGGTGCTCGTCGAGCGGGTGAAGAACATCGTTCCGAAGTCCGTCTGGCAGCGCCGATACGAGCAGATCGCGACATTCGAGTCGATGCTCGCTTCGGAAGGCACCACGATCGTGAAAATCTACCTGCACCTTTCCAAGGACGAACAAAAGGAACGTCTGCTCGACCGTCAGCAACGGCCGGAAAAGCACTGGAAGTTCAACCCTTCAGACCTCGAAGAGCGCGAACTCTGGGACGATTATCAGGTCGCCTTCGAGGATGCGTTGAGCAAAACGTCGATCAAGGAAGCATCATGGTTCGCCGTGCCCGCGGATCAAAAGTGGTATCGGGACCTGATCATCAGCGACCTGATCGTGGGTAAGCTCAAGAGTCTTGACCTCAGATACCCCGACGCGCC